One window of the Pyxicephalus adspersus chromosome 5, UCB_Pads_2.0, whole genome shotgun sequence genome contains the following:
- the LOC140331315 gene encoding uncharacterized protein: MTMSPVTTLPEREFHKNACNSAQYRNMPPGSYAYEKEEVRIEYGSGSPAAIQMWKSYKETIPIYDVAVVKEIPENVVQRDLFCEGVLYGPHPEEEIAVQSISFSNTEEHKQLPPTKICLNEVAEAETLTSHVPNREQKPESTKQDKQNQRPKIPLEGEPQSVLAEHDDDDHHPVCDVQQAVTQDSEENDESEDSGSEEYSIGLDTCPEKATQSQSVCNGELKVANESLWVEDSVQKFIPSPSWVAWIENQETNYDYDVYMSQRKQKRPSILSVTSEELSSRDEGSSIDNASVSYFVPDYMLRKGLYAFRRSAESSEKEKIQSGGSLKEDDTPAKHASSRYEKSCRPTSERKVKEASGRSRKIGVPIRGLNKRKLYSVKKKPRKSQSLSEPEDSEEYWVLEEENLHNFEDETDDEEYYFEEDIPREQLDFGKTNFFKQIAQQRILWKPPKGALPAHIIGWPVREKLRVKKSLSEALEQVHRLKPCDYEKFEKPERGYKEVPDMKKPQQKMGGKPQKKASGARVEEYWVGRGAKPKFTEPAYYLQDTAKIKEQDKPPKKKGTRKSAKRKQSRTDTEEIDAWEIPRSFLYRGCNLRKGGTRKK, translated from the exons ATGACAATGTCTCCAGTGACCACATTGCCGGAAAGAGAATTTCACAAAAATGCCTGCAATTCAGCACAATATCGAAATATGCCTCCAGGAAGCTATGCATATGAGAAAGAGGAGGTAAGAATAGAGTATGGAAGTGGTTCTCCTGCTGCCATACAGATGTGGAAGTCTTATAAAGAAACTATACCAATATATGATGTGGCAGTAGTTAAAGAGATACCAGAAAATGTAGTGCAGCGTGATCTATTTTGTGAGGGTGTCTTGTATGGCCCTCACCCTGAAGAAGAGATTGCAGTGCAGAGCATATCCTTCTCAAACACAGAGGAGCATAAGCAGTTGCCACCTACTAAAATCTGTCTTAATGAAGTTGCAGAAGCTGAAACTCTGACTTCTCATGTGCCAAACCGAGAACAAAAGCCAGAATCGACTAAGCAAGATAAACAAAACCAAAGACCAAAAATACCACTGGAAGGGGAACCCCAGTCTGTTCTTGCTgaacatgatgatgatgatcatcaTCCTGTGTGTGATGTCCAACAAGCTGTTACTCAAGACTCAGAGGAAAATGATGAATCTGAAGACTCAGGAAGTGAAGAATATTCGATAGGGCTGGACACATGTCCAGAGAAAGCCACTCAAAGCCAATCTGTATGTAATGGGGAGTTAAAGGTGGCAAATGAAAGTCTATGGGTCGAGGACTCTGTACAAAAGTTTATCCCTTCACCATCATGGGTAGCTTGGATTGAAAATCAAGAAACCAATTATGATTATGATGTGTATATGTCTCAGAGAAAGCAAAAGCGCCCAAGTATTTTGAGTGTTACTTCTGAAGAGCTTTCGTCCAGGGATGAGGGCTCATCCATAGATAATGCTTCTGTTTCTTATTTTGTGCCAGATTATATGCTTCGGAAAGGGTTATATGCTTTCCGAAGAAGTGCTGAGAGCTCTGAAAAGGAGAAAATTCAAAGTGGTGGCTCTCTGAAAGAGGATGACACACCAGCAAAGCACGCTAGCAGCCGTTATGAAAAAAGCTGCAGGCCTACTTCTGAACGGAAGGTTAAAGAGGCTTCAGGTAGAAGTCGCAAAATTGGAGTACCAATAAGAGGACTGAATAAGAGGAAACTTTACTCTGTAAAGAAGAAACCAAGAAAGAGTCAATCTTTGTCTGAACCTGAAGATTCTGAAGAATATTGGGTACTGGAGGAAGAAAACTTGCACAACTTTGAAGATGAGACTGATGACGAAGAATATTATTTTGAGGAAGATATACCACGTGAGCAGCTGGACTTTGGTAAAACTAACTTCTTTAAGCAGATCGCACAGCAAAGGATTTTGTGGAAACCTCCAAAAGGAGCCCTTCCAGCCCACATTATTGGGTGGCCTGTCAGAGAAAAGCTTCGTGTAAAGAAGAGTTTGTCTGAAGCGCTTGAACAAGTGCATAGACTTAAACCATGTGACTATGAAAAATTTGAGAAGCCCGAGAGAGGATACAAAGAGGTGCCTGATATGAAGAAACCTCAGCAGAAAATGGGTG GAAAACCCCAAAAGAAAGCCTCTGGGGCCCGTGTTGAGGAGTACTGGGTTGGAAGAGGTGCTAAGCCCAAATTCACAGAACCTGCATATTATCTGCAAGATACAGCCAAAATCAAAGAGCAAG ACAAGCCTCCAAAAAAGAAAGGAACGCGCAAGTctgctaaaagaaaacaaagtagaACTGATACAGAAGAAATAGATGCATGGGAGATTCCCAGATCCTTCTTGTATAGAG GTTGCAACTTAAGGAAGGGTGGCACCAGGAAGAAGTAG